A stretch of Candidatus Zixiibacteriota bacterium DNA encodes these proteins:
- a CDS encoding glycosyltransferase family 39 protein, with the protein MNPATTEPRDAGASGLLRMAIWVVGISMMGRLFFLGLIDLLPQEAYYWNYAEHLDIGYLDHPPLSAWLIWLSTSLVGDSELGVRLPAFLSWIVMAVYMYRLAYDLFGRKSALACTILLAVLPIYWSVGFLMTPDAPLYAAWAATLFYARRAMVDKKPTAWIGVGLAMGWGLLSKYTMVLIGGAIIVFLLVDSNARRCLTTPGPYLALLLSVVLFLPVLVWNYQNGWLSFAFQGTRRWSFPPDFHLHILVASALTLLTPIGLWESAKAIFRLGEARRTAAERNGSTARNAHWALMLCGLPLSVFVVHSLANQTKLNWTGPVWLAVLPWVAHSMIERRSRCSRRVLSPLKGAWAATIAAGVVLIPVGLSWILVGAPGFRGESWYKLPVAWEEFGRAVEALELKVEAETGHEPLIVGVDQYWVASEASFYDVPGVDSLNEFAGRGVIGRGDLMWSRWIQPRDLAARTMLLVGLKATEVDQPSVHRSFANLGPVMTENINRNSRQVGRFYWRLASSHRLRRPHHPDSPTLSAAPAPNRVESELGAPVGKTLIVK; encoded by the coding sequence ATGAATCCGGCCACAACCGAACCCCGCGATGCAGGCGCGTCCGGCCTTCTTCGCATGGCGATATGGGTCGTCGGCATTTCCATGATGGGCCGGTTGTTCTTCCTGGGTTTGATTGATCTCCTTCCCCAGGAGGCGTACTACTGGAACTATGCCGAACATCTCGACATCGGCTATCTCGATCATCCCCCGTTGTCCGCGTGGCTGATTTGGTTGTCGACATCGCTGGTCGGCGATTCCGAACTGGGAGTCCGGCTGCCGGCGTTTCTAAGCTGGATCGTGATGGCGGTTTATATGTACCGACTGGCCTATGACCTCTTCGGTCGCAAGTCGGCGCTGGCGTGCACGATCTTGCTGGCGGTCCTCCCGATTTACTGGTCCGTCGGATTTCTTATGACTCCCGATGCGCCCCTCTACGCGGCCTGGGCGGCTACGTTGTTCTACGCTCGTCGCGCGATGGTCGACAAGAAACCGACGGCGTGGATCGGAGTCGGGCTGGCGATGGGATGGGGGCTGCTGTCCAAGTACACGATGGTCCTCATCGGCGGCGCCATCATCGTCTTTCTCCTCGTCGATTCCAACGCGAGAAGATGCCTGACAACGCCGGGACCGTACCTCGCTCTCCTGCTGTCGGTTGTTCTGTTCCTGCCTGTCCTGGTTTGGAATTACCAAAATGGCTGGCTGTCGTTTGCTTTTCAGGGGACACGACGCTGGTCATTTCCGCCCGATTTCCACCTGCACATTCTGGTCGCAAGCGCACTGACGCTGCTGACACCGATCGGGCTGTGGGAATCCGCCAAAGCCATCTTCCGCCTCGGAGAAGCCAGGCGCACCGCTGCCGAGCGGAACGGTTCGACCGCGCGAAACGCCCATTGGGCGTTGATGCTCTGCGGCCTGCCGTTGTCCGTGTTCGTCGTGCACAGTCTCGCCAATCAGACAAAGCTCAATTGGACCGGTCCTGTCTGGCTGGCTGTCCTGCCGTGGGTGGCCCACAGCATGATCGAGCGCCGATCGCGTTGCTCCCGTCGCGTGCTTTCTCCGTTGAAGGGCGCGTGGGCGGCCACGATCGCGGCGGGCGTGGTTTTAATTCCCGTGGGACTGTCCTGGATTCTCGTGGGTGCGCCGGGGTTCAGAGGTGAATCCTGGTACAAGCTCCCGGTCGCATGGGAAGAATTCGGACGGGCTGTTGAGGCACTTGAACTTAAAGTGGAAGCCGAGACCGGCCATGAGCCGCTCATTGTCGGCGTCGATCAGTACTGGGTCGCGAGCGAAGCCAGCTTCTACGATGTGCCCGGCGTTGACTCATTAAACGAATTCGCCGGCAGAGGTGTTATCGGCAGAGGCGATCTGATGTGGTCGCGTTGGATTCAGCCGCGCGATCTGGCTGCAAGAACGATGCTACTGGTCGGATTAAAAGCAACAGAGGTCGATCAACCGTCGGTTCATCGATCATTTGCGAACCTCGGACCTGTTATGACCGAGAACATCAATCGCAACTCACGCCAGGTTGGCCGCTTCTATTGGCGGCTGGCGTCATCGCACCGGCTGCGCAGGCCCCACCACCCGGACTCGCCCACCCTCTCAGCGGCGCCGGCACCCAATAGGGTCGAATCTGAACTCGGCGCCCCAGTCGGCAAAACTTTGATCGTCAAGTAG